The Mycolicibacterium mucogenicum DSM 44124 genomic sequence GATCGCGGTGCTGACCTGGCCTGCCATGGCCGCTCCGGTGCTGGCCCCGATGCTCGGCGGGGCCATCGTGATGCTGGGGTCGTGGCGCTGGATCTTCGTGGTCAACATCCCACTCGGCGTGCTGGGAATTGTCTTGGCGCTGAGGCTCGTTCGTGGCGGACCGGAACCGTCGACGCGACCGCTGGACTGGCGGGGTGTGTTGGCGCTGGGCGGTGGGATCGGCGCCGCGCTGATTGCACTGGAGCACATCCGCGTGGCGGGCACGGATTGGTCCTTTGTCGGCAGCTGCGGCGCGGCGGCCACTGTGCTGCTGGTGGCCGCGGTGTGGCATCTGCTGCGGACCGATTCGCCCCTGGTCGACCTCCCGGTGCTGCGGGTGCAGACCCTGCGGATCACCGTCAGCGCCGGCTCGCTGTACCGGTTGGTCATCGTCGCGGTGCCGTTCCTGCTGACGCTGCAGTTCCAGTTGGATTTCGGCTGGAACCCGCTCGCGGCGGGTGTCATGGTGGCGGCGCTGTTTGCAGGCAATCTGACCATCAAGCCGGCGACCACGCCGCTGATGCGTCGGTTCGGGATTCGCAACGTGCTGCTGGTCAACGGCGTCGCCTCGGTGGCGTGCTTCGGATTGCTGGCGACGCTGCGGCCTGCGCTGCCGCTGGCGGTGATCGCCGTGATCCTGTACGTGAGTGGTGCGCTGCGGTCCATCGGCTTCACCGCCTACAACAACCTGGCGTTCTCCGACGTCGACGGCGACGACCTCACCCACGCCAATACCCTCAACGCCGCCATCCAGGAGTTGGCCGCCGGCCTCGGCGTCGCGGTCGGGGCACTGTTGCTCAGCCGGATCGGCTCGTACCCGTGGACCTATGTGGCGCTCGGGGCGGTGATGGCGCTGACGATCGTGGAGTCATGGCGGCTGCCGCGCTCGGCTGGAGCCCACGTCAGCGGCGCCGGGAAGCAGGCGGGCACGGCTTCGCGTTGTGCTAGCTGATCTCGGTGGTTACAACCGTTGACACTGCGCCACCGGACACGTAAATTCCGACCATGGTTCTTAACTTGACCAGTTCTACCAACTTTACGGGGAAATGATGACCGTGACTCCCGACGCCGCCGAGGCGTCCAAGGCGGACCAGCGGGCCGCCAAGTACGAATTGAGCCATCTGCGATCGCTGGAGGCCGAGGCCATCCACATCATCCGCGAGGTCGCCGCGGAGTTCGAGCGGCCGGTGCTGCTGTTCTCCGGTGGCAAGGACTCGATCGTGATGCTGCACCTGGCCATCAAGGCGTTCGCGCCGGGCCGCCTGCCGTTCCCCGTCATGCACGTCGACACCGGCCACAACTTCGAAGAGGTGATCGCCACCCGCGACGCCCTGGTCGAGAAGTACAACCTGCGCCTGGTC encodes the following:
- a CDS encoding MFS transporter yields the protein MALLVAGAYFMEVLDGTIITPAIPLIASSLRVTPIDVNVAISAYLVTVAVLIPVTGWLADRYGIRRVFISAIVVFTLASIGCALSTSLPMLVAMRIVQGVGGAMMVPVGRLAVLRDSDKAHLVRAIAVLTWPAMAAPVLAPMLGGAIVMLGSWRWIFVVNIPLGVLGIVLALRLVRGGPEPSTRPLDWRGVLALGGGIGAALIALEHIRVAGTDWSFVGSCGAAATVLLVAAVWHLLRTDSPLVDLPVLRVQTLRITVSAGSLYRLVIVAVPFLLTLQFQLDFGWNPLAAGVMVAALFAGNLTIKPATTPLMRRFGIRNVLLVNGVASVACFGLLATLRPALPLAVIAVILYVSGALRSIGFTAYNNLAFSDVDGDDLTHANTLNAAIQELAAGLGVAVGALLLSRIGSYPWTYVALGAVMALTIVESWRLPRSAGAHVSGAGKQAGTASRCAS